The following coding sequences lie in one Apium graveolens cultivar Ventura chromosome 3, ASM990537v1, whole genome shotgun sequence genomic window:
- the LOC141713680 gene encoding TGACG-sequence-specific DNA-binding protein TGA-2.1-like, translating to MFASQHENWGESNMADRSPRTDTSTDVDPEDKSQRFDRDQSRAMVVFSDSSDRSKERSLDQKTLRRLAQNREAARKSRLRKKAYVQQLESSRLKLTQLEQEVQQARPQGTSSAGDHSHATGALAFDVEYARWMEEQNRQINELRAAVSSHASDTELQTVVGNVTAHFDEVFKLKGAAAKTDVFHILSGMWKTPAERCFMWIGGFRSSEILKLLTTQLEPLTEQQLAGIYNLQQSSHQAEDALSQGMDALQQSLSETLADGSSSTGGSSGNVANYMGQMAMAMGKLGTLESFLRQADNLRQQTLQQMHRILTTRQSARALLAIHDYFSRLRALSSLWVARPRE from the exons ATGTTTGCTTCTCAGCATGAAAACTGGGGAGAATCAAATATGGCAGATAGAAGTCCCAGGACCGACACCTCAACAGATGTGGATCCAGAAGATAAAAGTCAAAGG TTTGACAGGGATCAATCTCGTGCTATGGTAGTGTTTTCCGATTCCAGCGACAGATCAAAAGAAAGATCTTTGGATCAGAAG ACTCTTCGCAGACTTGCTCAAAATCGTGAAGCTGCCAGAAAAAGCCGATTGAGGAAAAAA GCCTATGTACAACAGCTGGAGAGTAGTCGGTTAAAGTTGACCCAACTTGAACAAGAGGTCCAACAAGCACGCCCACAG GGTACTTCTTCTGCTGGAGATCACTCCCATGCGACAG GGGCCCTGGCATTTGATGTTGAATATGCACGATGGATGGAAGAGCAAAATCGACAGATAAATGAGCTGAGGGCTGCTGTAAGTTCACATGCAAGCGACACTGAACTTCAAACGGTTGTGGGAAATGTCACTGCACATTTTGATGAGGTTTTTAAGCTTAAAGGTGCTGCAGCAAAAACTGACGTCTTCCATATTTTATCGGGAATGTGGAAAACACCTGCAGAGCGCTGTTTTATGTGGATTGGTGGTTTTCGCTCATCTGAAATTTTGAAG CTTCTTACAACTCAGTTGGAGCCTTTAACTGAGCAACAGCTGGCAGGTATATATAACTTGCAGCAATCATCACATCAGGCAGAAGATGCTCTCTCACAAGGAATGGATGCCTTGCAGCAATCCCTGTCCGAGACTTTAGCCGATGGTTCCTCAAGCACAGGAGGTTCCTCTGGGAATGTTGCAAACTATATGGGCCAGATGGCAATGGCCATGGGAAAGTTGGGGACTCTAGAAAGTTTTCTTCGCCAG GCTGATAACTTGCGGCAACAAACTTTACAACAAATGCACCGCATACTGACGACGCGACAATCTGCCCGAGCCTTGCTTGCAATACATGACTATTTTTCTCGGCTTCGAGCCCTAAGTTCCCTCTGGGTTGCAAGGCCACGCGAATGA
- the LOC141713681 gene encoding uncharacterized protein LOC141713681 isoform X1, whose translation MDSNLPSSPADSDSAKAAFRKPSNDVVNRKYRRRSPVDGSSSDGSPNGARESSPVVAKENSAKSFDDRRRQDDRRDSGREYGRSQYGRTNDSHKHYGRHSSRSTDSYHRYDDYKREKCVDEDERKYPRSSSRSNRDLRAGNHSDYASRDSQQNRSRDDRHSSDKYTRGRTDISGYRSRDRYGGSSPVEYQNNKDRGSSPDRVGSGDRQTNLNSGVKYGELDKHRGTKHERDDKQDFERRHNSTSRRDSSGASGGENKESDRQRHSKHEKREVAERSERRTSFSSGSHEKKLKLNSFDGSKDQGKHGNEKEHFTSQQAQTYVGKVIPDQGVLKDSDIDAAKVAAMKAAELVNKNLAATGGLTTDQKKKMLWGSKKSTTVEEVTQRWDSSQFLDRERQEKFNKLMSLRLHWYLWRIVGCKGRAQSGTETEPARRKCGPYRQAESIAAGFGKAIYRWTTSKRWTYSRTGFVGICGELFLTCVMNYSCTLLYKFEVMGAHAGHESTFSLNLISMIMLGKCDHAIKRSVYCKNLDLNLRLPLINDQSDIEIYNVFSSPSVLIW comes from the exons ATGGACTCAAACTTGCCATCTTCTCCGGCAGACAGTGACTCTGCAAAGGCTGCATTCCGTAAGCCCTCTAATGATGTAGTTAATCGGAAGTATAGGCGTAGGTCTCCAGTTGACGGGTCATCTTCTGACG GAAGTCCTAATGGTGCACGTGAGTCCAGCCCTGTCGTTGCCAAGGAAAATTCTGCAAAATCTTTTGATGATCGTCGGAGACAGGATGATAGAAGAGACTCGGGAAGAGAGTATGGTAGGAGTCAGTATGGTCGTACAAATGATTCTCATAAACATTATGGTCGACATTCCTCAAGGAGTACAGATAGTTACCATCGATATGATGACTACAAACGTGAAAAATGTGTGGATGAAGATGAGAGAAAATATCCGAGGTCATCTTCCCGTTCTAACAGAGATTTGAGGGCTGGCAATCATTCTGATTATGCAAGTCGAGATAGTCAGCAGAACAGATCAAGAGATGATAGGCATAGTTCTGACAAGTACACCCGTGGAAGAACTGATATTTCTGGCTACAGAAGCAGGGATAGATATGGAGGATCTTCACCTGTTGAGTATCAGAACAATAAAGATAGGGGATCATCACCTGACAGAGTTGGTTCTGGTGATAGGCAGACCAACTTAAACAGTGGAGTGAAGTACGGAGAGCTTGATAAACATAGAGGAACGAAACATGAACGTGATGATAAACAGGACTTTGAAAGACGCCACAATTCAACTTCACGAAGGGATAGTTCAGGGGCTTCCGGAGGTGAAAATAAAGAATCAGATCGCCAGAGGCACTCTAAGCACGAAAAGAGGGAAGTGGCAGAGAGGTCTGAACGTAGAACTTCTTTTAGCAGCGGAAGTCATGAAAAGAAACTGAAGCTAAACAGCTTTGATGGAAGCAAGGACCAAGGAAAACATG GAAATGAAAAGGAGCATTTTACTTCACAGCAAGCTCAGACGTATGTTGGTAAAGTTATTCCAGATCAGGGGGTTTTGAAAGATTCTGATATAGATGCTGCTAAAGTTGCTGCAATGAAGGCTGCTGAACTAG TTAACAAGAATCTAGCTGCAACGGGGGGCCTGACCACGGACCAGAAGAAAAAGATGTTATGGGGAAGTAAGAAGAGCACAACCGTTGAAGAG GTCACCCAACGATGGGATTCATCCCAGTTCTTGGATCGCGAACGGCAAGAGAAATTCAACAAACTCATG AGTCTGAGGTTACATTGGTACCTATGGCGGATTGTAGGGTGTAAAGGGAGAGCTCAAAGCGGAACAGAAACCGAACCAGCAAGAAGGAAGTGTGGTCCATACAGACAAGCAGAATCAATTGCAGCTGGATTTGGAAAAGCAATATACCGCTGGACTACGTCGAAGAGATGGACGTACAGTCGGACTGGGTTTGTAGGTATCTGTGGCGAATTATTTTTAACTTGTGTAATGAATTATAGTTGCACATTGTTGTACAAGTTTGAAGTGATGGGAGCCCATGCAGGACATGAGTCTACTTTTTCTTTAAACCTTATTTCTATGATAATGCTGGGGAAATGTGATCATGCTATTAAACGTTCAGTATACTGCAAGAATTTAGATCTAAATTTAAGATTGCCATTGATAAATGATCAGTCTGACATTGAAATATATAATGTTTTTTCTTCCCCGTCAGTTTTGATATGGTGA
- the LOC141713681 gene encoding uncharacterized protein LOC141713681 isoform X2 yields the protein MDSNLPSSPADSDSAKAAFRKPSNDVVNRKYRRRSPVDGSSSDGSPNGARESSPVVAKENSAKSFDDRRRQDDRRDSGREYGRSQYGRTNDSHKHYGRHSSRSTDSYHRYDDYKREKCVDEDERKYPRSSSRSNRDLRAGNHSDYASRDSQQNRSRDDRHSSDKYTRGRTDISGYRSRDRYGGSSPVEYQNNKDRGSSPDRVGSGDRQTNLNSGVKYGELDKHRGTKHERDDKQDFERRHNSTSRRDSSGASGGENKESDRQRHSKHEKREVAERSERRTSFSSGSHEKKLKLNSFDGSKDQGKHGNEKEHFTSQQAQTYVGKVIPDQGVLKDSDIDAAKVAAMKAAELVNKNLAATGGLTTDQKKKMLWGSKKSTTVEEVTQRWDSSQFLDRERQEKFNKLMGVKGELKAEQKPNQQEGSVVHTDKQNQLQLDLEKQYTAGLRRRDGRTVGLGL from the exons ATGGACTCAAACTTGCCATCTTCTCCGGCAGACAGTGACTCTGCAAAGGCTGCATTCCGTAAGCCCTCTAATGATGTAGTTAATCGGAAGTATAGGCGTAGGTCTCCAGTTGACGGGTCATCTTCTGACG GAAGTCCTAATGGTGCACGTGAGTCCAGCCCTGTCGTTGCCAAGGAAAATTCTGCAAAATCTTTTGATGATCGTCGGAGACAGGATGATAGAAGAGACTCGGGAAGAGAGTATGGTAGGAGTCAGTATGGTCGTACAAATGATTCTCATAAACATTATGGTCGACATTCCTCAAGGAGTACAGATAGTTACCATCGATATGATGACTACAAACGTGAAAAATGTGTGGATGAAGATGAGAGAAAATATCCGAGGTCATCTTCCCGTTCTAACAGAGATTTGAGGGCTGGCAATCATTCTGATTATGCAAGTCGAGATAGTCAGCAGAACAGATCAAGAGATGATAGGCATAGTTCTGACAAGTACACCCGTGGAAGAACTGATATTTCTGGCTACAGAAGCAGGGATAGATATGGAGGATCTTCACCTGTTGAGTATCAGAACAATAAAGATAGGGGATCATCACCTGACAGAGTTGGTTCTGGTGATAGGCAGACCAACTTAAACAGTGGAGTGAAGTACGGAGAGCTTGATAAACATAGAGGAACGAAACATGAACGTGATGATAAACAGGACTTTGAAAGACGCCACAATTCAACTTCACGAAGGGATAGTTCAGGGGCTTCCGGAGGTGAAAATAAAGAATCAGATCGCCAGAGGCACTCTAAGCACGAAAAGAGGGAAGTGGCAGAGAGGTCTGAACGTAGAACTTCTTTTAGCAGCGGAAGTCATGAAAAGAAACTGAAGCTAAACAGCTTTGATGGAAGCAAGGACCAAGGAAAACATG GAAATGAAAAGGAGCATTTTACTTCACAGCAAGCTCAGACGTATGTTGGTAAAGTTATTCCAGATCAGGGGGTTTTGAAAGATTCTGATATAGATGCTGCTAAAGTTGCTGCAATGAAGGCTGCTGAACTAG TTAACAAGAATCTAGCTGCAACGGGGGGCCTGACCACGGACCAGAAGAAAAAGATGTTATGGGGAAGTAAGAAGAGCACAACCGTTGAAGAG GTCACCCAACGATGGGATTCATCCCAGTTCTTGGATCGCGAACGGCAAGAGAAATTCAACAAACTCATG GGTGTAAAGGGAGAGCTCAAAGCGGAACAGAAACCGAACCAGCAAGAAGGAAGTGTGGTCCATACAGACAAGCAGAATCAATTGCAGCTGGATTTGGAAAAGCAATATACCGCTGGACTACGTCGAAGAGATGGACGTACAGTCGGACTGGGTTTGTAG
- the LOC141711173 gene encoding F-box protein At2g32560-like, whose product MLAVQVMIMESEIVKIILACLFGALFLTFMYWFKRSRDNISSVKFPVLYIEDVVEEKYLLDLPDLALDCILKKLSAPNLSRMSRASTTLRGMCTSDHLWERHMKRKWGGLIGNLAYNEWKWSIDSRKHHLAVECCKNNGFLAFFWSKWDSRGELSSTLPVDSIMALYLSLETGKFWFPAQVFNRENGDFGFLLSCYDAELSYNRVWGNFKARFSSEGIPTMEPNIEWTRLRAPAVETGPHALYPSDSLDYLKPGDHIEIQWKRRKEIPYGHFIIRYFCSHCSFHSDPVFVGFAKQT is encoded by the exons ATGCTTGCTGTCCAAGTTATGATTATGGAAAGTGAAATAGTAAAAATTATACTGGCCTGTCTTTTTGGAGCACTATTTTTAACTTTCATGTACTGGTTCAAAAGGAGTAGAGATAATATATCATCTGTTAAATTTCCTGTGCTCTACATTGAAGATGTTGTGGAGGAGAAATATTTACTTGATCTACCTGATTTAGCCTTGGACTGCATTCTGAAAAAACTTTCAGCACCAAATCTAAGTAGAATGTCAAGGGCATCTACTACTTTGCGGGGTATGTGTACAAGTGATCATTTATGGGAGAGGCacatgaagagaaaatggggAGGACTTATCGGAAATCTTGCGTATAATGAATGGAAATGGAGCATTGATTCAAGAAAGCACCATTTAGCTGTAGAATGCTGCAAGAACAATGGATTTCTTGCGTTTTTTTGGTCTAAGTGGGATAGTAGGGGTGAGCTGAGTAGTACATTACCTGTTGATTCTATCATGGCTTTGTATCTGTCTCTTGAGACCGGGAAGTTCTGGTTCCCTGCTCAAGTCTTTAATCGCGAG AATGGGGATTTTGGGTTTTTGCTATCATGTTATGATGCTGAACTTAGCTACAATCGTGTCTGGGGCAATTTCAAAGCGAG GTTCTCGTCTGAAGGGATACCAACTATGGAGCCTAATATAGAGTGGACTAGGCTAAGAGCGCCAGCAGTAGAAACTGGACCGCACGCTCTTTATCCCTCAGATTCTCTGGATTACTTAAAACCTGGGGATCACATTGAAATTCAGTGGAAACGAAGAAAAGAAATTCCATACGGTCACTTCATAATACGATACTTTTGCAGCCATTGCAGTTTCCACTCGGATCCTGTTTTTGTTGGATTTGCTAAGCAgacctaa
- the LOC141711174 gene encoding transcription factor bHLH106-like: MKPPAEAWSKGSDFRKCIVGDTDLAPTMHSMCSSSETSAEAKSAAACSNHKEAEKRRRQRINSHLDTLRTLLPPCNSKTDKASLLAKVVEQVKELKQQSSHIMQLESSFPSDTDDVIVATDFFFNNNHQSLVIKASFCCDDRSDLIAELIQTLKSLRLSPLKAEMVTFGGRTRNVMILAPDKIDEKNEVVEFLREELRLLVHRSSCHFGDRFKRQRRIIK, encoded by the exons ATGAAACCACCAGCAGAAGCGTGGTCGAAAGGCTCAGATTTTCGCAAGTGCATCGTCGGAGACACTGATCTCGCTCCGACAATGCATAGCATGTGTAGCTCGTCGGAAACATCCGCCGAGGCGAAAAGTGCAGCGGCTTGCAGTAACCATAAAGAAGCTGAGAAACGTCGCAGGCAAAGAATCAATTCTCATCTTGATACTCTCCGTACTCTTCTCCCACCTTGCAACTCCAAA ACAGATAAAGCTTCACTGCTAGCAAAAGTTGTGGAACAAGTAAAAGAGCTGAAACAACAATCCTCCCACATAATGCAGCTCGAATCATCGTTCCCTTCGGACACAGACGACGTGATCGTGGCTACTGATTTTTTCTTCAACAATAATCATCAATCACTGGTAATTAAGGCCTCTTTCTGCTGCGATGATCGGTCTGATCTCATCGCGGAGCTCATTCAAACCCTAAAATCGTTGCGGTTGAGTCCTTTGAAGGCCGAAATGGTCACGTTTGGTGGCCGTACCAGAAATGTGATGATCTTGGCTCCTGATAAAATTGATGAGAAGAATGAGGTTGTTGAGTTTCTGAGGGAAGAGCTGAGATTGTTAGTTCATCGATCCAGTTGTCATTTTGGGGATCGATTCAAGAGGCAGCGTCGAATAATTAAATAG
- the LOC141713682 gene encoding putative auxin efflux carrier component 1b codes for MITLTDFYHVLTAVVPLYVAMILAYGSVKWWKIFTPDQCSGINRFVALFAVPLLSFHFISTNNPYTMNFRFIAADTLQKLIVLAVLAIWSRTSSAGSLEWSITFFSLSTLPNTLVMGIPLLKGMYGDASGSLMVQIVVLQCIIWYTLMLFLFEYRGARLLIAEQFPDNANSIISFKVDSDVLSLDGKEPLQTEAELGEDGKIHVTVRKSTSSRSEIFSRMSHGHHSGVSYTPRPSNLSNAEIYSLQSSRNPTPRGSSFNHSDIYSMMNGKNASNVSPRQSNFGNLGFDESGGTGGFGNQSKGNVVYGQGNAGYPAPPSAGIFSPVSGPGAKKKANGIDGGKDLHMFVWSSSASPVSEGGIHVFRGGEYGNDLNGAAHAKDYDEFRRDEFSFENRQVQIGVEREVPMLPKLGSSSVELHPKSLANGEVKPIAMPPTSVMTRLILIMVWRKLIRNPNTYSSLFGLAWSLVSYKWDVEMPAIIAKSIAILSDAGLGMAMFSLGLFMALQPRMIACGNKVATFAMAIRFLTGPAVMAGASIVVGLRGVLLHIAIVQAALPQGIVPFVFAKEYNVHPDILSTGVIFGMLIALPITLVYYILLMV; via the exons ATGATAACTTTAACAGATTTTTACCATGTACTCACAGCTGTGGTTCCACTGTATGTAGCCATGATACTGGCTTATGGTTCAGTAAAATGGTGGAAAATCTTCACACCTGATCAATGTTCAGGCATCAACAGATTTGTAGCTCTCTTTGCAGTCCCATTACTCTCTTTTCATTTCATCTCTACAAACAATCCTTACACAATGAACTTCAGGTTCATAGCTGCTGATACACTTCAAAAACTCATAGTTCTTGCTGTTTTAGCCATTTGGTCAAGAACCAGTTCTGCAGGCTCTCTTGAATGGTCTATTACTTTTTTCTCACTCTCCACACTTCCCAACACTCTTGTAATGGGAATTCCACTTTTAAAAGGCATGTATGGTGATGCCTCAGGGAGTCTAATGGTGCAGATTGTTGTTTTACAGTGTATTATTTGGTACACTTTGATGCTCTTCTTGTTTGAGTACAGGGGAGCTAGGCTTCTCATTGCTGAGCAATTTCCTGATAATGCTAACTCTATAATATCATTTAAAGTTGATTCTGATGTTTTATCATTAGATGGTAAAGAGCCATTGCAAACTGAGGCTGAGCTTGGTGAAGATGGGAAAATTCATGTGACTGTTCGAAAATCGACTAGTTCGAGGTCTGAGATTTTCTCCAGGATGTCACATGGACATCATTCTGGTGTTTCTTACACACCAAGACCATCAAATTTGAGTAATGCTGAGATTTATTCTCTTCAGTCATCAAGAAATCCAACACCTAGAGGTTCTAGTTTTAATCATAGTGATATTTATTCAATGATGAATGGAAAGAATGCTAGTAATGTGAGTCCAAGGCAATCGAATTTTGGGAATTTAGGTTTCGATGAGAGTGGAGGAACAGGGGGATTTGGGAATCAGAGTAAGGGCAATGTGGTTTATGGGCAGGGGAATGCAGGGTACCCTGCACCACCTAGTGCTGGAATTTTTTCGCCTGTTTCGGGACCGGGAGCAAAGAAGAAGGCTAATGGGATAGATGGTGGCAAAGATCTTCATATGTTTGTTTGGAGTTCGAGCGCTTCCCCGGTTTCTGAAGGAGGGATTCATGTGTTTAGAGGAGGAGAGTATGGCAATGATCTTAATGGAGCTGCTCATGCCAAAG ATTATGATGAATTTCGTCGGGATGAGTTTAGCTTTGAAAACAGACAAGTCCAGATTGGAGTTGAACGGGAAGTCCCAATGCTACCGAAGCTTGGTTCAAGCTCTGTTGAGTTGCATCCGAAATCCCTGGCCAATGGGGAAGTCAAGCCTATAGCCATGCCACCTACTAGTGTCATGACCAGACTTATTTTGATCATGGTATGGAGGAAACTCATCCGCAATCCAAACACATACTCTAGCCTTTTCGGACTTGCCTGGTCTTTGGTCTCATACAA ATGGGATGTCGAAATGCCTGCTATAATTGCAAAATCAATAGCCATACTTTCTGATGCTGGTCTTGGGATGGCAATGTTTAGTCTTG GTCTATTTATGGCATTGCAGCCTAGAATGATCGCATGTGGGAACAAAGTGGCTACCTTTGCTATGGCTATTAGATTCCTTACAGGTCCTGCAGTCATGGCTGGTGCTTCTATCGTGGTTGGTTTGAGAGGAGTTCTGCTCCATATTGCCATTGTTCAG GCAGCCCTTCCGCAAGGAATTGTCCCGTTCGTCTTTGCCAAGGAGTACAATGTTCATCCTGATATACTTAGCACTGG GGTTATATTTGGAATGCTGATAGCTCTTCCCATTACACTAGTTTACTACATCTTGCTGATGGTGTAA